In a single window of the Paenibacillus sp. MMS20-IR301 genome:
- the purU gene encoding formyltetrahydrofolate deformylase, with protein sequence MELHVKRDHSSGGQYPDRARMLISCPDGPGIVAAVSHFLYQHGANIVQSDQYTMDPDGGMFFMRIEFDLPKLDERLEEVRSIFGGVAERFKMNWQIFKVSHKKRLAIFVSKEDHCLVELLWQWQAGDLDADIALVVSNHTDMQSYVESFGIPFHHIPVTAETKGEAERRQLEVIGKDIDVIILARYMQIISPSFIEHYRHRIINIHHSFLPAFVGGKPYAQAYQRGVKIIGATAHYVTEELDGGPIIEQDVQRVSHSDDVNELKRIGRTIERVVLARAVKWHIEDRILVHHNKTVVFN encoded by the coding sequence ATGGAATTACATGTGAAAAGAGATCATTCATCAGGCGGACAATATCCGGACCGGGCGCGGATGCTTATTTCCTGCCCTGACGGCCCGGGTATCGTAGCGGCTGTATCGCATTTCCTGTACCAGCACGGCGCGAACATTGTGCAGTCTGATCAATATACGATGGACCCGGACGGCGGCATGTTCTTTATGCGTATCGAATTCGATCTGCCGAAGCTCGATGAACGGCTGGAAGAGGTTCGCAGCATCTTTGGCGGTGTAGCTGAGCGCTTCAAGATGAACTGGCAGATCTTCAAGGTAAGCCATAAGAAACGGCTGGCGATCTTTGTCTCCAAAGAGGACCACTGTCTGGTAGAGCTGCTCTGGCAGTGGCAGGCCGGTGATCTGGATGCGGATATTGCCCTCGTGGTCAGCAACCATACGGATATGCAGTCTTATGTGGAGTCCTTCGGTATTCCGTTCCATCATATTCCGGTTACGGCGGAGACGAAGGGGGAAGCAGAAAGACGCCAGCTGGAGGTCATCGGTAAGGATATTGATGTGATTATTCTGGCCCGGTATATGCAGATTATCTCCCCGTCGTTCATTGAGCATTACCGGCACCGGATTATTAATATCCACCATTCCTTCCTGCCTGCATTCGTTGGCGGCAAGCCTTACGCCCAGGCGTATCAGCGCGGGGTCAAAATTATCGGCGCTACAGCGCATTATGTGACCGAGGAGCTGGACGGCGGCCCGATTATCGAGCAGGACGTCCAGCGCGTCAGCCACAGCGATGATGTGAATGAGCTGAAGCGGATCGGACGCACTATTGAGCGGGTGGTTCTGGCCCGTGCCGTCAAATGGCATATTGAGGACAGAATCCTCGTCCATCACAATAAGACAGTAGTTTTTAATTAA
- a CDS encoding deoxyribonuclease IV — MLKIGSHVSCADKGLLSAANEANEYGSTSFMIYTGAPQNTRRKPIESMFPEEGKLVMKRNGVAEIVVHAPYIINLGSYKESTYQLAVDFLQEEIRRTHALDVKHIVLHPGAFTDKDAEFGIQRIADGLNEVLGGTDETEVHIALETMAGKGTEIGRSFEEIASIIDKVEFNERLSICLDTCHIHDAGYDIVGDLDGVLKKFDDIIGLKRLGVIHINDSKNPRGAGKDRHTPIGSGYIGFETINNVVHHEALVGLPFILETPWIGKDAKKLRPMYEIEIALLRGTVAERFGAEFLSQVEELHAFFAKQELDSRRYVLDIWELLKNDAKAKKADPREPLERLYDQVIAAGLFPQLSEEAVNQRLIAWLAGKQLLVNA, encoded by the coding sequence ATGCTGAAAATAGGTTCACATGTGTCCTGCGCGGACAAGGGTCTCCTGAGCGCGGCCAATGAAGCAAATGAGTATGGATCAACCTCGTTTATGATATATACAGGGGCACCGCAGAATACACGCCGTAAGCCGATCGAATCGATGTTCCCTGAGGAAGGGAAGCTGGTGATGAAGAGAAACGGCGTCGCAGAGATTGTCGTTCACGCTCCTTATATTATTAACCTGGGCTCTTACAAGGAAAGCACCTACCAGCTGGCAGTTGATTTTCTGCAGGAAGAGATCCGCCGCACCCATGCGCTAGATGTTAAGCATATCGTCCTGCATCCGGGTGCATTTACGGACAAGGATGCCGAATTCGGTATCCAGCGTATCGCTGACGGACTTAACGAAGTGCTGGGCGGTACGGACGAGACAGAGGTGCATATTGCCCTCGAGACGATGGCTGGTAAAGGAACCGAAATTGGCCGCAGCTTTGAGGAGATTGCCTCCATTATTGATAAGGTGGAATTTAATGAGCGGTTATCTATTTGCCTCGATACCTGTCACATTCATGATGCCGGCTACGACATTGTCGGCGATCTGGATGGTGTACTGAAGAAGTTTGACGATATCATCGGCCTTAAGCGGCTTGGTGTAATTCATATCAATGACAGCAAGAATCCGCGCGGAGCAGGCAAAGACCGCCATACTCCGATTGGCTCAGGCTACATCGGCTTTGAGACAATCAACAATGTGGTGCATCATGAAGCGCTGGTCGGACTTCCGTTTATTCTGGAGACACCATGGATCGGCAAAGACGCGAAGAAGCTGCGCCCGATGTACGAGATTGAGATCGCGCTGCTGCGCGGCACTGTCGCTGAGCGTTTCGGAGCGGAGTTCCTGTCTCAGGTGGAAGAGCTGCATGCTTTTTTTGCCAAGCAGGAGCTGGACTCCCGCCGTTATGTGCTTGATATATGGGAGCTGCTGAAGAATGATGCCAAAGCTAAGAAGGCTGATCCCCGTGAACCGCTGGAGCGTCTGTATGATCAGGTAATTGCCGCCGGACTATTCCCGCAGCTCAGTGAAGAAGCTGTTAATCAGCGGCTGATCGCCTGGCTGGCAGGCAAACAGCTGCTCGTGAACGCTTAA
- a CDS encoding DUF2621 family protein codes for MHFHSPSSLLSAAPSNWFMNSIAFWTFLLLGCMCIGGYFMFRKFLKVLPKADGKSKLDWQNYWVERSRPLWSDEMKAFLDQLVQPVPGPFRDIAKHSIAAEIGRIAVESSAPEVTREHCIEGYIMATPRRDNRFLLTFLEKNGIDYTPYKHLVK; via the coding sequence ATGCATTTTCATTCACCCTCAAGCTTATTATCTGCGGCACCAAGTAACTGGTTTATGAATTCCATTGCCTTTTGGACCTTCCTGCTGCTGGGCTGCATGTGCATCGGCGGCTATTTCATGTTCCGCAAATTCCTTAAGGTGCTGCCCAAAGCTGACGGCAAATCCAAGCTGGATTGGCAGAATTATTGGGTCGAGCGCAGCCGTCCGCTATGGAGCGACGAGATGAAGGCTTTTCTGGATCAGCTGGTACAGCCTGTTCCCGGCCCGTTCCGCGACATCGCCAAGCATTCCATTGCTGCCGAGATCGGCAGGATTGCCGTGGAGAGCAGTGCGCCTGAAGTAACCCGCGAGCATTGCATTGAGGGATATATCATGGCAACACCGCGGCGGGATAACCGGTTCCTGCTCACCTTTCTGGAGAAGAACGGTATCGACTACACTCCTTACAAGCATTTGGTCAAGTAA
- a CDS encoding TIGR01777 family oxidoreductase, whose protein sequence is MKYIICGGSGFIGSELTEYLLQGGHQIITIGRKLPGNKVSHPGLSYLTWDSLRSNPEAAEGADALINLAGASLSQRWTPSGKQAIMQSRLETVAAAGKLLSSFQNKPQVVIQSSAVAIYGTSLQDTYNESSPARVIDFPSEVVKTWEEAADEAYPGVRLVKLRTGVVLGNESGAFPKMKLPYSLGFGGRIGSGKQWLSWIHLTDMVRLIEFCALNPEMEGPVNATAPQPVTNEQFGRMLGKVYHRPHWFPVPAFLLKAAVGELSAILLEGQRVLPSKAVNHGFTFTYPTLQPALEQLKSR, encoded by the coding sequence ATGAAATATATTATTTGCGGCGGCAGCGGCTTCATCGGCAGTGAATTAACTGAATACCTGCTCCAGGGAGGGCATCAGATTATCACCATCGGCCGGAAGCTTCCCGGGAACAAGGTATCACATCCGGGTCTGAGCTATCTGACCTGGGACAGCCTGAGATCAAACCCGGAAGCGGCGGAAGGTGCAGATGCCCTGATTAATCTGGCCGGAGCTTCGCTTAGCCAGCGCTGGACCCCAAGCGGCAAACAGGCAATTATGCAATCACGGCTCGAAACTGTGGCCGCAGCCGGGAAGCTGCTGAGTTCATTTCAGAATAAGCCCCAGGTCGTTATCCAATCCTCTGCCGTTGCCATTTACGGCACTTCGCTGCAGGATACCTACAATGAATCTTCACCCGCCCGCGTAATCGACTTCCCCTCAGAAGTCGTCAAAACTTGGGAGGAAGCAGCAGATGAAGCTTATCCGGGTGTCCGGCTCGTCAAGCTGCGCACAGGTGTCGTTCTCGGCAATGAGAGCGGTGCTTTTCCCAAAATGAAGCTGCCCTACTCCCTCGGCTTCGGCGGCAGAATCGGCAGCGGCAAGCAGTGGCTGTCCTGGATTCATCTCACGGATATGGTCCGGCTGATCGAATTCTGCGCCCTTAATCCTGAGATGGAAGGACCCGTCAACGCTACAGCACCACAGCCGGTTACGAATGAACAATTCGGCAGAATGCTCGGCAAGGTGTATCACCGCCCGCACTGGTTCCCTGTTCCCGCATTTCTGCTGAAGGCTGCTGTAGGTGAGCTGTCAGCAATCCTGCTGGAAGGCCAACGTGTGCTCCCCTCTAAGGCGGTCAACCATGGCTTCACGTTCACTTACCCGACTCTGCAGCCGGCACTGGAACAACTGAAATCCAGATAG
- a CDS encoding DUF6382 domain-containing protein, which translates to MFGLERDFVQQDGITMLLGKPGGLAAEELNMVQARMLINTGIPHHLRLLLREIDLQVTLEYAVSRRKMLGALLKSERLSMKNFFGLMLQIAAGMEEGRLYMLRTEQYALHEDYIFIEGPLSSGKVFLTYLPLQNTEPAVRPGESLKSLIMVFMAAIHELSGDGMRRLLQYCGEEAFSPGGLKELLAELLTGAENHRPYTEAPEHTPLKRYAGAAVPPAEGKVQEPLPPLIHIPETTAAGMPGRLPFVWDSRVKEPEAAAEAPEQMAWLSGTPLLKRKEAAAAGQPAGVPPGSTQQHTDQPSPYRTYIILGAVLCDALLWKFLYLNNPQTLWLAVSAAATLGLGLLCWMIWSGRLSSGESEEEEAEPEEINGRQSAARRLRGDMEWDFGRNPVVPLRPSAPASQRLGREAEADSEVSAGLAADRQEGNMGFGQSRPQVKEPAATALLVREPGPDTAAAVPRSRTATPYLERINTEEGGAPERIELDRPSFIIGRSSEVAQYIEQSEGASRVHAEISRSSSGYILKDLDSRNGTLLAGEVMVPYKEYPLAEGTVFTIVKGSYTFHTV; encoded by the coding sequence TTGTTTGGACTGGAACGTGACTTCGTGCAGCAGGACGGGATAACCATGCTGCTTGGCAAGCCAGGGGGGCTGGCGGCAGAGGAGCTTAATATGGTGCAGGCCCGCATGCTGATCAATACCGGCATTCCGCATCATCTGCGGCTGCTTCTCAGAGAGATCGATCTGCAGGTGACACTGGAATATGCTGTATCCAGGCGGAAAATGCTGGGGGCTTTGCTCAAGAGTGAGCGGCTCAGCATGAAGAATTTTTTCGGACTGATGCTGCAGATTGCAGCCGGCATGGAGGAAGGACGGCTGTACATGCTGCGTACAGAGCAATATGCGCTGCATGAGGACTATATATTCATTGAAGGGCCGCTAAGCAGCGGCAAGGTGTTCCTGACGTATCTCCCCCTGCAGAATACAGAGCCGGCGGTAAGACCCGGGGAGTCACTGAAATCACTGATTATGGTGTTCATGGCCGCGATTCATGAGCTGTCTGGTGACGGTATGCGGAGGCTGCTGCAGTACTGCGGGGAGGAGGCCTTCAGCCCTGGCGGGCTAAAGGAGCTGCTGGCGGAACTACTGACCGGAGCAGAGAATCACAGGCCGTACACTGAAGCGCCGGAACATACTCCACTCAAGAGATATGCCGGAGCAGCTGTTCCGCCGGCAGAAGGTAAAGTGCAGGAACCCCTGCCGCCGCTGATACATATTCCTGAAACAACAGCGGCGGGAATGCCGGGGAGGTTGCCTTTCGTTTGGGATTCCAGAGTGAAGGAGCCGGAAGCGGCTGCCGAGGCTCCCGAACAAATGGCATGGCTAAGCGGTACCCCGCTTCTTAAGCGCAAGGAAGCTGCGGCAGCCGGACAGCCTGCAGGCGTTCCGCCGGGAAGCACACAGCAGCATACAGATCAGCCTTCGCCATACAGGACTTATATCATACTGGGTGCGGTATTGTGTGACGCATTGTTATGGAAGTTTCTTTACCTCAATAATCCGCAGACACTCTGGCTGGCAGTCTCTGCTGCAGCAACTTTAGGATTAGGTTTGCTGTGCTGGATGATTTGGAGCGGCAGGCTGTCTTCGGGAGAGTCAGAGGAAGAGGAGGCAGAACCCGAGGAGATTAATGGAAGGCAAAGTGCGGCCCGGCGGCTGCGGGGGGATATGGAGTGGGATTTCGGCAGGAATCCGGTGGTGCCGCTCAGGCCTTCAGCACCAGCCTCTCAGCGCTTAGGCCGGGAAGCGGAAGCAGATTCAGAGGTTTCTGCAGGGTTGGCTGCGGACAGGCAGGAGGGGAATATGGGATTTGGCCAGAGCCGTCCACAGGTGAAGGAACCAGCTGCAACCGCGCTGCTTGTAAGGGAGCCTGGTCCCGATACGGCAGCAGCAGTTCCCCGCAGCAGAACTGCAACACCTTATCTGGAACGGATCAATACAGAGGAGGGGGGAGCTCCTGAGCGCATCGAGCTTGACCGTCCAAGCTTCATTATCGGACGTTCCTCAGAGGTTGCCCAGTATATTGAGCAGTCTGAAGGGGCTTCGCGGGTGCATGCCGAAATTTCCAGAAGCTCAAGCGGGTATATCCTGAAGGATCTGGATTCCAGAAACGGGACATTGCTTGCGGGCGAGGTTATGGTTCCGTATAAGGAATATCCTTTGGCCGAAGGGACCGTGTTTACTATAGTGAAGGGCAGCTATACGTTTCATACGGTTTAA
- a CDS encoding A24 family peptidase: MTDWAFWGCLAALTIALFTDIRWLRIPNWITLPVLVTGMSLQLAVKGWPGLIFSLCGAAAGFALLLIMYFIGAVGAGDVKLFAGIGAWTGTVFTLQVIVYSILLGAVVGWGILFFRRGAGQKIRTMLSRTAGFLLLRTTGMAAARQSSNLLRFPFMLAVYPGFICAYYYF, translated from the coding sequence ATGACAGATTGGGCATTCTGGGGCTGTCTGGCCGCCCTGACCATCGCATTATTTACTGATATCCGCTGGCTGAGGATTCCTAACTGGATTACACTGCCTGTGCTGGTTACAGGAATGAGCCTGCAGCTTGCTGTCAAAGGCTGGCCTGGGCTGATCTTTTCACTCTGCGGTGCAGCGGCAGGATTTGCGCTGCTGCTGATCATGTATTTCATCGGGGCGGTGGGGGCCGGCGATGTGAAGCTGTTTGCCGGAATCGGGGCATGGACCGGTACGGTATTTACACTGCAGGTGATAGTATATTCCATACTGTTGGGGGCGGTCGTCGGGTGGGGGATTCTATTCTTCAGGCGGGGAGCAGGCCAGAAGATCCGCACCATGCTCAGCCGGACAGCGGGATTTCTGCTGCTCCGCACTACAGGCATGGCTGCTGCAAGACAGAGCAGTAATCTGCTCAGGTTTCCTTTTATGCTCGCAGTGTATCCGGGATTCATCTGTGCGTATTATTATTTCTAA
- a CDS encoding TadE/TadG family type IV pilus assembly protein: MKQWLRSRGERRDQGSMVVEAALVLPVFLLFILFLIFIVQMTLYSTALQSTASDTVKMISTHVYPAALAAQQWNGADQEDASTKETSNSSSVWSVPRLSLSEWSESFVEELPQPMETWVRAAVREGEGPLQKLQAGASETVLDLALKPVLKPYLSSDWLEYSRIHVSNVTVPDLNKGIHPYFGLVVSYDLPMRVPFLNQKIVLEASAVERLWIGNSDAAGGSGTDEPAEESGTIIILEKPNPGVANRQGIIKVKVPPGASANLSIFYKSGQSTAKYLGWKQADENGYIEWEWKIGVNTTPGTWSFVITLGDGTTLEATFTVIK; this comes from the coding sequence ATGAAGCAGTGGCTGCGGAGCAGAGGGGAGCGGCGTGACCAAGGCAGCATGGTGGTTGAGGCGGCGCTGGTGCTGCCAGTATTTCTGCTATTCATCCTGTTTCTTATTTTCATTGTGCAAATGACCTTATATTCTACAGCACTGCAGAGTACAGCTTCTGATACCGTTAAGATGATTTCCACGCATGTTTATCCAGCCGCCTTAGCCGCGCAGCAGTGGAACGGAGCGGATCAGGAGGATGCCTCTACGAAGGAGACCTCGAATTCCTCCAGTGTATGGAGTGTACCGCGTCTGTCGCTTTCCGAGTGGAGCGAGAGCTTTGTGGAGGAGCTTCCGCAGCCTATGGAGACATGGGTCAGAGCTGCAGTCCGGGAAGGTGAAGGACCGCTGCAGAAGCTGCAGGCCGGGGCCTCCGAGACGGTGCTCGATCTGGCGCTTAAGCCTGTGCTGAAGCCTTATCTGTCCTCTGACTGGCTGGAATATAGCCGGATTCATGTTTCGAACGTTACAGTTCCGGATTTGAATAAGGGGATACATCCATACTTCGGACTGGTAGTCAGCTATGATCTGCCGATGAGAGTGCCGTTCCTGAATCAGAAGATTGTGCTGGAAGCAAGTGCCGTTGAACGACTGTGGATCGGAAATAGCGATGCAGCCGGCGGTAGCGGAACAGATGAGCCTGCGGAGGAATCCGGGACCATAATCATCCTTGAGAAGCCTAATCCGGGAGTGGCGAACCGCCAGGGAATCATCAAAGTTAAAGTGCCGCCCGGTGCATCTGCCAATCTGTCGATCTTTTACAAGAGCGGCCAGAGCACAGCCAAATATCTGGGCTGGAAGCAGGCTGATGAGAACGGGTATATCGAGTGGGAGTGGAAGATAGGTGTAAACACAACACCGGGTACCTGGTCCTTTGTAATTACCCTGGGAGACGGCACCACACTGGAGGCAACCTTTACCGTAATCAAATGA
- a CDS encoding pilus assembly protein, giving the protein MNALQEDEGSFTVEASLLLPILMGITMLLLFFSLYTYQKAMLLQIASAAAERAAYNWENSNRNASGEFQAGNYDPLYWRISEDGLLSSLFGMDGRNGSTAVMLPGGAEDKAGGSLPEVKLQQAAQMVPGNLSGELTYSFGLTGRRIDAGLKQVLHLPVLDGLLADGAEPAVAVSSYVTEPAEFIRTVDLMRYYGAKFRDASPGSGKTGRGMDKKKAASMLGKLN; this is encoded by the coding sequence GTGAATGCCCTGCAGGAGGATGAGGGCAGCTTCACGGTTGAGGCTTCGCTGCTTCTGCCAATCCTTATGGGCATTACCATGCTGCTGCTGTTCTTCAGCCTGTACACCTACCAGAAGGCGATGCTGCTGCAGATAGCCTCAGCTGCGGCTGAGCGTGCCGCCTATAATTGGGAGAACAGCAACCGGAATGCTTCAGGGGAGTTCCAGGCCGGTAATTATGATCCGCTCTACTGGAGGATAAGCGAGGATGGATTGTTATCCTCTTTGTTTGGAATGGATGGCAGAAACGGCAGCACTGCAGTTATGCTTCCCGGAGGCGCAGAAGACAAGGCAGGAGGTTCATTGCCGGAAGTGAAGCTGCAGCAGGCAGCACAGATGGTGCCGGGAAATCTGAGCGGGGAGCTCACTTACAGCTTCGGCCTGACTGGACGCAGAATTGATGCCGGGCTGAAGCAGGTGCTGCATTTGCCGGTTCTGGACGGACTGCTGGCTGACGGTGCAGAACCGGCAGTGGCCGTAAGCTCTTATGTTACTGAACCGGCAGAGTTTATCAGGACAGTCGATCTGATGCGTTACTATGGGGCGAAATTCCGGGATGCTTCACCAGGCAGCGGCAAGACCGGCCGGGGGATGGATAAGAAGAAGGCTGCAAGTATGCTGGGTAAGCTGAATTAA
- a CDS encoding Flp1 family type IVb pilin — protein MMTENTQGATRFWSDEDGLGTLEMILIIAVLIAVVLVFREEIVKVVEKLIATAGDKSQEVFE, from the coding sequence ATGATGACAGAGAATACGCAAGGAGCTACGCGCTTTTGGAGCGACGAGGACGGGCTGGGAACACTGGAGATGATCCTGATTATTGCTGTACTGATTGCGGTAGTGCTGGTGTTCCGTGAAGAGATTGTCAAGGTAGTTGAGAAGCTGATTGCTACTGCCGGTGATAAGAGCCAGGAAGTTTTTGAGTGA
- a CDS encoding type II secretion system F family protein, with product MSVLCSAITLIFMIGWLVLRFKCGRRYAALREIQVEGLRFRRLGEPLLLLIEQGRISRLIPAVMFRIQRSLQRIYGMRYSAERTLLFMGEMLSFSWLFMTGGSVITLLSRDAAGITIGGLLAAVIPAAMVSDLHKKVRIREQSICFELPELLNSLVLLVGAGETVQRAILRCVQGRQGDAAHPLYAELLKMTAEWEGGYSFQQAFENFSRRCAVQEVSIFTTTVLLNYRRGGADFVLSLRDLSRMLWEKRKAVSRTRGEQASSKLVFPMVVIFLIVIVLVGSPALMMLKM from the coding sequence ATGTCTGTGTTATGCAGCGCGATAACGCTAATATTCATGATCGGCTGGCTGGTTCTGCGTTTCAAGTGCGGCAGACGCTACGCTGCGCTGCGGGAAATCCAGGTCGAAGGGCTGCGGTTTAGGCGGCTCGGGGAGCCGTTGCTGCTGCTTATAGAGCAGGGCCGAATCAGCCGCCTCATTCCGGCAGTAATGTTCAGGATCCAGCGCTCGCTTCAACGGATTTACGGTATGCGCTACAGTGCGGAGCGTACCCTGCTGTTCATGGGTGAGATGCTCAGCTTCAGCTGGCTGTTCATGACAGGCGGAAGTGTAATTACCCTGCTTAGCAGGGATGCTGCGGGAATTACCATCGGTGGGCTGCTGGCGGCTGTGATTCCGGCGGCGATGGTCAGTGACCTGCACAAGAAAGTTCGGATAAGAGAGCAGAGCATCTGCTTTGAGCTGCCGGAGCTATTGAATAGTCTGGTGCTCCTTGTTGGGGCCGGAGAGACGGTGCAGCGGGCGATCCTCCGCTGTGTGCAGGGCCGGCAAGGGGATGCTGCCCATCCTTTGTACGCGGAGCTGCTGAAGATGACAGCTGAATGGGAGGGCGGATATTCATTTCAGCAGGCATTTGAGAATTTCAGCAGGCGCTGCGCGGTGCAGGAGGTATCTATCTTCACAACAACCGTGCTGCTTAATTACCGCAGAGGCGGAGCAGACTTTGTCCTGTCGCTGCGGGATCTCTCCCGGATGCTCTGGGAGAAGCGGAAGGCGGTCAGCCGGACACGCGGGGAACAGGCTTCATCTAAGCTGGTCTTTCCGATGGTGGTTATTTTTCTGATAGTAATTGTGCTGGTGGGTTCACCCGCGCTGATGATGTTAAAAATGTAG
- a CDS encoding type II secretion system F family protein, with the protein MSTGESAAGHPALPDYTVYSLTPLQRNMAIITGGLLLYGTGYLFYHQLLLALLLVPGSAYGPRLLRGLLLQRRRAALTLQFKQMLFSLSSSLSAGRSVENAFREAVLDLRMLDPEGSGDMLAELDIICARMEYGEPVEEALYDFSRRAAMEDVERFADVFTVCKRTGGDLVEIVRRTSSVIGEKLDIQQDIAVSIAQKKFEAKALLVSPLMMVMFMSLTAGEYMDPMYTGAGIAISTVALIALFLCYLWTNKIMDIPL; encoded by the coding sequence ATATCAACGGGAGAATCAGCTGCGGGTCATCCGGCACTCCCGGATTATACGGTGTACAGCCTGACTCCGCTGCAAAGGAACATGGCGATTATAACCGGCGGATTGCTGCTCTACGGCACCGGTTATCTGTTCTATCACCAGCTGCTGCTGGCATTGCTGCTGGTACCGGGCAGTGCTTACGGGCCGCGGCTGCTGCGGGGGCTTCTGCTTCAGCGGCGCCGGGCTGCACTTACCCTGCAGTTCAAGCAGATGCTGTTCTCACTCTCTTCATCGCTGTCTGCCGGACGGTCGGTGGAGAATGCCTTCCGCGAGGCGGTGCTTGATCTGCGGATGCTTGATCCGGAAGGGAGCGGCGATATGCTGGCTGAGCTGGATATCATCTGTGCCCGCATGGAATACGGGGAACCGGTAGAAGAGGCGCTGTACGATTTCAGCAGAAGGGCGGCGATGGAGGATGTTGAGCGGTTTGCCGATGTGTTCACAGTCTGCAAGCGGACAGGCGGGGATCTTGTGGAAATCGTGCGCCGGACCTCGTCCGTTATCGGCGAGAAGCTGGACATTCAACAGGATATTGCAGTCAGTATTGCCCAGAAGAAATTTGAAGCCAAGGCCCTGCTTGTCTCCCCGCTGATGATGGTAATGTTCATGAGCCTGACAGCCGGAGAGTATATGGACCCGATGTATACCGGGGCCGGGATAGCTATCTCTACCGTGGCGCTGATTGCACTGTTCTTATGTTATCTCTGGACGAACAAGATTATGGATATTCCGCTTTAA
- a CDS encoding CpaF family protein — translation MNEEMFRALRSDIRAGLDVTSAIGNIELAAFIERIILSREQLRYLTAQEKHELVKKLFDSFRGLDVLQPLVDNPAITEIMINSHEEIFVEEEGMIRRLPLAFESRSRLEDIIQTVVSGVNRVVNESSPIVDARLQDGSRVNIVLPPAALKGPAMTIRKFPETPLTMNELVKREALSAEAAELLQILVAAKFNIFISGGTGSGKTTFLNALSQFIPPQERVITVEDSAELQIVTVPNLVSLETRNANTEGRGEITIRDLIRTSLRMRPNRIVVGEVRGAECLDMLQAMNTGHDGSLSTGHSNSARDMISRMETMVLSAAELPVPVVRQQISSAVDIFVHLSRLRDRSRRVMEISEVIGLHDGEVELNPLYVFQETGEEAGRVLGSLKPTGHPLQHKAKLQMAGVTDYTLLRGIAVNSSREGAVP, via the coding sequence ATGAATGAGGAGATGTTCAGGGCACTGCGCAGTGATATACGGGCAGGACTGGACGTTACATCGGCTATCGGGAACATTGAGCTCGCTGCTTTCATAGAACGGATCATACTCAGCCGGGAACAGCTGCGTTATCTGACTGCCCAGGAGAAGCATGAATTAGTCAAGAAACTGTTTGATTCCTTCCGGGGACTGGATGTGCTGCAGCCTCTGGTCGATAATCCGGCCATTACGGAGATTATGATTAACAGCCATGAGGAGATTTTTGTAGAAGAGGAGGGGATGATCCGCCGGCTGCCGCTGGCCTTTGAATCCCGGAGCCGGCTGGAGGATATTATCCAGACCGTTGTCTCCGGCGTGAACCGGGTGGTCAATGAGTCGTCACCGATTGTTGATGCCAGACTGCAGGACGGATCCCGTGTCAACATCGTGTTGCCTCCGGCCGCATTGAAGGGGCCGGCGATGACGATCCGCAAGTTCCCGGAGACTCCCCTGACAATGAACGAACTGGTGAAGCGTGAAGCGCTTAGTGCGGAAGCGGCAGAGCTGCTGCAGATCCTGGTTGCGGCTAAGTTCAATATATTCATCAGCGGCGGCACCGGGTCGGGGAAGACGACCTTCCTGAATGCCCTGTCCCAGTTCATCCCGCCGCAGGAGCGGGTGATTACGGTCGAGGATTCCGCTGAGCTGCAGATTGTCACGGTGCCCAATCTGGTCTCGCTGGAGACGAGGAATGCCAATACGGAAGGGCGCGGCGAGATCACAATCCGCGATCTGATCCGCACTTCACTGCGGATGCGGCCTAACCGCATCGTTGTCGGGGAGGTCCGGGGGGCAGAGTGCCTCGATATGCTGCAGGCGATGAACACAGGCCATGACGGCTCCTTATCGACAGGGCATTCCAACAGTGCCCGCGATATGATCAGCCGGATGGAGACGATGGTGCTTAGTGCTGCCGAGCTGCCGGTGCCAGTAGTCCGCCAGCAAATCAGTTCGGCAGTAGATATATTCGTACATTTATCACGGCTGCGTGACCGCTCGCGCCGGGTTATGGAGATTAGTGAGGTGATTGGCCTGCATGACGGCGAGGTGGAATTGAACCCGTTATATGTGTTTCAGGAGACGGGGGAAGAAGCCGGCAGGGTGCTGGGAAGCCTTAAGCCCACCGGTCATCCGCTGCAGCATAAGGCTAAGCTGCAGATGGCCGGAGTTACTGATTATACATTGCTGCGGGGAATCGCAGTGAATTCCAGCAGAGAGGGGGCTGTACCCTGA